From Staphylothermus hellenicus DSM 12710, a single genomic window includes:
- a CDS encoding serine/threonine protein kinase, which yields MDGEVHRIENKSIDEFLSYILCFPKTSCSLYEKRLLILKKSGFDYVVETGKNILGYRAIGKGYSSIIVLAHNKFYGYGALKIRRLDSRRSSLGYEGMILDYLDKTLLAPQLYLWSDEFIFMEYLDPQKCIGIDKIITQNLVRKDKKRIMKLLKKVILALYLIDKLNIDHGELNRPYDHLYICEDKYVKIIDWESSSYRKPHNLTMFMSFLLYRYNRREELMSLLGLNRDQIVKLLKNYKKTLSIKDVYLLIKSLEQP from the coding sequence ATGGATGGAGAAGTGCATAGAATAGAAAATAAATCTATTGATGAGTTCCTCTCCTATATTCTTTGCTTTCCGAAAACCAGTTGTTCCCTCTATGAAAAAAGACTTCTCATCCTTAAAAAATCCGGGTTCGACTACGTTGTTGAAACAGGTAAAAATATTCTCGGATACCGAGCTATCGGTAAGGGATATTCATCAATAATTGTTTTGGCTCATAACAAATTCTATGGATATGGAGCTTTAAAGATCCGTAGACTCGATAGTAGGAGATCAAGTCTAGGTTATGAAGGCATGATACTTGACTATCTTGATAAAACATTATTAGCTCCCCAACTATATCTATGGAGCGATGAATTCATATTCATGGAATATCTTGACCCCCAAAAATGCATCGGTATAGATAAGATAATTACACAAAATCTAGTAAGAAAAGATAAGAAAAGAATTATGAAATTGCTTAAGAAAGTAATTCTAGCACTATATCTTATCGATAAACTAAATATTGATCATGGAGAACTGAACAGACCATATGATCACCTATATATCTGTGAAGACAAATACGTTAAAATAATCGATTGGGAAAGCAGTAGTTATAGAAAACCTCATAATTTAACAATGTTTATGTCTTTTCTACTATACAGGTATAATCGTAGAGAAGAACTAATGAGTCTTCTTGGACTGAATAGGGATCAAATTGTTAAATTGTTGAAGAATTACAAGAAAACTCTTTCTATTAAGGATGTATATTTGTTGATTAAATCTCTTGAGCAGCCATAA
- a CDS encoding ArsR/SmtB family transcription factor has product MSDNKIDIYIDRILEESAFRCGIEILDIMKRRIKKKIVIPNDEKLSKLAKYLSLLSNPIRLKIVFLLSQTELPVCIISSILGLEQSLVSHHLAVLRRANIVGAKSVGKYRLYYLKTNSLLENILNELS; this is encoded by the coding sequence ATGAGTGATAATAAAATAGATATCTATATCGATAGAATACTGGAAGAATCAGCATTTAGATGCGGTATTGAAATACTTGATATTATGAAGAGAAGAATAAAGAAGAAAATAGTTATACCTAATGATGAAAAGCTCAGCAAATTAGCTAAATATCTTAGCTTACTCTCTAATCCTATAAGGTTAAAAATAGTTTTTCTACTTTCACAAACAGAGCTTCCAGTTTGTATTATTTCGTCTATTTTAGGTCTTGAACAAAGCCTGGTTTCTCATCATTTAGCTGTTCTTAGAAGGGCCAACATTGTTGGGGCGAAAAGTGTTGGTAAATATAGGTTATACTATTTAAAAACTAATAGCCTATTGGAAAATATTTTGAACGAGCTTAGTTGA
- a CDS encoding RNA-binding domain-containing protein — protein sequence MLKITVSARINPTEDHRKVVKAIENVFNGEIILINEDDEYKRAEGFSNKIESLGKLYNLIRIEQIVPAARALLYRRLRGNTIAFMLHKQAAYMGKISFVDDDKESPLGAIRFIIESNDPKRIIDWLAPGKHTPSDRRNRPLPDEL from the coding sequence ATGTTAAAGATAACAGTATCAGCTAGGATCAATCCCACAGAAGATCATAGGAAAGTTGTTAAGGCTATTGAAAATGTCTTCAATGGAGAAATTATTCTAATCAATGAAGACGATGAATATAAGAGGGCGGAGGGATTCTCAAACAAGATAGAATCACTGGGTAAACTATATAATTTGATAAGAATAGAACAGATTGTTCCAGCTGCAAGAGCCCTACTATATAGGAGACTGCGTGGAAACACTATAGCGTTCATGCTCCATAAACAAGCAGCATATATGGGTAAGATATCGTTTGTAGATGATGACAAGGAGTCACCGCTTGGAGCGATAAGATTTATTATAGAATCAAATGATCCAAAGAGAATTATTGATTGGCTAGCTCCAGGCAAACATACCCCTAGTGATAGAAGGAACAGGCCTTTACCCGATGAACTATAA
- a CDS encoding 4Fe-4S dicluster domain-containing protein, translating into MMGKEQSVKKDILGREIKDLSKKDWWGIPRKEIDWYPRIDYERCIGCGLCLFTCGRTVYDWDFEKMRPVVARPYNCMVGCDTCAKACPRDAIWFPPLGYLRKMRDKALAITKSRKTLEKIKQRIKNEKSL; encoded by the coding sequence ATGATGGGTAAAGAACAAAGCGTAAAGAAAGATATACTTGGAAGAGAGATCAAGGATTTATCTAAAAAAGATTGGTGGGGGATTCCTAGAAAAGAAATTGATTGGTATCCACGAATTGATTATGAGAGATGTATTGGATGTGGTTTATGTCTCTTCACCTGTGGGAGAACAGTATATGATTGGGACTTTGAAAAAATGAGGCCAGTAGTTGCTAGACCTTATAATTGCATGGTTGGCTGCGATACATGTGCAAAGGCTTGTCCAAGAGACGCTATATGGTTTCCACCTCTAGGGTATCTCAGAAAGATGCGTGATAAAGCACTAGCCATTACCAAGTCAAGGAAAACATTAGAAAAAATAAAGCAAAGAATTAAGAACGAAAAAAGTTTATAA
- a CDS encoding AAA family ATPase, with the protein MKLFIVLVAGMPGAGKSIVSKAAQDLGLPVYNMGDIIRMETSRFYGVITPETMREASRRVRKLYGEDYVARKTIERIKEKRGVVVVDGVRSLVEVEAFKKYAETVILAVHASPKTRFERIRKRNRPGDPDNWEDFVKRDLTELRFGLGNVIALADYMIVNEGSIEEAYRGAYNILKELVEKNVKDNSIS; encoded by the coding sequence ATGAAACTATTCATAGTGCTAGTAGCAGGAATGCCTGGCGCCGGCAAAAGCATTGTTTCCAAAGCAGCTCAAGACCTAGGTCTCCCAGTATATAATATGGGTGATATTATTAGAATGGAAACATCAAGGTTTTACGGGGTAATAACTCCTGAAACTATGCGTGAAGCATCTAGAAGGGTAAGAAAATTATATGGTGAAGACTATGTTGCTAGAAAAACTATTGAGCGGATCAAGGAAAAAAGAGGAGTAGTCGTTGTGGATGGAGTAAGGAGTCTAGTGGAAGTAGAAGCTTTCAAAAAATATGCTGAAACAGTTATTTTAGCTGTTCATGCTTCTCCTAAAACCCGGTTTGAACGGATCAGAAAAAGGAATAGGCCTGGAGACCCGGATAATTGGGAAGATTTCGTAAAACGTGATCTAACAGAGTTACGATTTGGTTTAGGAAACGTCATAGCATTAGCTGACTACATGATTGTTAATGAGGGAAGTATTGAAGAAGCTTATAGGGGGGCATACAATATATTAAAGGAACTGGTTGAGAAGAATGTTAAAGATAACAGTATCAGCTAG
- the prs gene encoding ribose-phosphate diphosphokinase encodes MVSAVGVVITGKNYESFAEKYASLLGYDIGEIQTKIFPDGEYYVRIKKPELIHGNKVAIINTMYPRQNDSLLETLMLIDAARKAGAKHVVVIIPYLAYARQDKVFLEGEPVTASIVVKMIRMVGADALVVVDIHSVKTLEDFNGKALNVLVSDKLVEKALNILNNPVVIAPDKGALHRAKYAAEKHGLEYDYLVKRRDRITGEISIMPKELRIDGRDIVIIDDIISTGGTIASAARILQSQGARKIIVAATHGLFIGNALEKIRSAGIEKIYTANTLGITHRDPLIETIDVSEKVVSEIRHNNII; translated from the coding sequence ATGGTGAGCGCTGTGGGTGTAGTTATTACGGGTAAAAACTATGAATCATTTGCTGAAAAATACGCTTCTCTACTGGGATATGATATAGGAGAGATACAAACCAAAATATTCCCAGACGGCGAATACTATGTTAGAATTAAAAAACCTGAATTAATACATGGTAATAAAGTCGCCATAATTAATACAATGTATCCTAGACAAAACGATTCCTTACTAGAAACACTAATGCTAATAGACGCTGCTCGAAAAGCGGGGGCAAAACATGTTGTTGTTATAATTCCTTATCTAGCGTATGCTAGGCAAGACAAAGTATTCCTGGAAGGAGAACCAGTAACCGCGAGTATTGTTGTTAAAATGATTAGGATGGTTGGTGCTGATGCATTAGTTGTGGTGGATATTCATAGTGTTAAAACTCTCGAAGATTTTAACGGCAAAGCATTGAATGTGCTAGTATCAGATAAACTTGTCGAAAAAGCTTTGAATATTCTTAATAACCCAGTAGTTATTGCCCCTGATAAAGGCGCGCTGCACAGGGCTAAATATGCGGCTGAAAAACATGGTTTAGAATATGATTACCTAGTAAAGAGAAGAGATAGGATAACAGGGGAAATCTCGATTATGCCTAAAGAGCTTAGAATTGATGGAAGAGATATTGTAATCATCGATGACATTATAAGTACTGGGGGGACAATAGCTAGTGCAGCAAGAATTCTTCAATCCCAGGGAGCCCGTAAAATTATAGTGGCAGCTACGCATGGATTATTTATTGGAAACGCACTGGAAAAAATTAGATCAGCAGGTATAGAAAAAATCTATACAGCGAATACTCTGGGAATAACTCATAGAGACCCATTAATAGAAACAATAGATGTAAGCGAGAAAGTGGTTTCAGAAATTAGACATAACAATATCATATAA
- the cca gene encoding CCA tRNA nucleotidyltransferase, whose translation MVPNDEYEYIEKLVLTRIKPKEEEYSKLRKAFHIIKKHVENVLKENNVKAKVTLQGSFAHDTWLSGDNDLDVFVLFPPDWSIEDLRDKGFKILLEAARRSGRYEIRYSQHPYIRVYVGDVRTDLVPGYEVVSNKDIRTAVDRTPFHTQYVNSKLDDKMRDQVRLLKKFLKNLGIYGAEIKTKGFSGYVAELLIIKYGSFRNLLREASNWKHPVYINTLDNEEEFRKIKKILRKRYPEAVLYIPDPVDPLRNAAASVSLKSLAIFVVASRCYLRKPDLAFFFDEQTNNQETIAEALNNRCLLLIELPLKEKLPPDIVWGEIQRIGDRGAKVLANNDFNVIYWDVWTDEKEKSYILYELDYCEKNNPRLYRGPEYWAKDRVLRFLAKHIKHNAIGPWINMHGQLVSLRKRKYESAQKLLIERSWEYIVTPHFKGLIPKIHIVTRDFLEKIWSQGGISRWLARVIIRRPKWMEKCIE comes from the coding sequence ATGGTTCCAAACGATGAATATGAGTATATAGAAAAACTTGTTCTTACCAGAATAAAGCCTAAAGAAGAAGAATATAGTAAGTTAAGGAAAGCATTCCATATTATTAAAAAACATGTTGAAAATGTCCTAAAAGAAAATAATGTAAAAGCAAAAGTAACCCTTCAGGGAAGTTTTGCACATGATACATGGTTATCAGGAGACAATGATCTAGATGTATTTGTTTTATTTCCACCTGATTGGAGCATAGAGGATCTAAGAGATAAAGGTTTTAAAATATTATTAGAAGCAGCCAGAAGATCTGGAAGATACGAAATACGATATTCTCAACATCCATATATTAGAGTATATGTAGGAGATGTAAGAACAGATCTGGTTCCAGGATACGAAGTTGTCAGCAATAAGGATATTAGAACAGCTGTTGACCGTACCCCATTTCATACACAATATGTTAACTCGAAACTAGACGATAAGATGAGGGATCAAGTCCGATTACTCAAAAAATTCCTAAAGAATCTTGGGATTTATGGAGCAGAAATAAAAACTAAGGGATTTTCTGGATATGTCGCTGAGCTTTTAATAATAAAATATGGTAGTTTTAGAAACTTGCTTAGAGAAGCGTCAAATTGGAAGCATCCAGTCTATATTAATACATTGGATAATGAAGAAGAATTTAGAAAAATAAAAAAGATTTTAAGAAAAAGATATCCTGAAGCAGTCCTATATATCCCTGATCCAGTTGATCCGCTTAGGAATGCTGCTGCATCTGTTTCTTTGAAAAGCTTAGCAATATTCGTGGTAGCTTCAAGATGCTATCTTAGAAAGCCTGACCTAGCATTTTTCTTCGATGAGCAAACCAATAATCAAGAAACAATAGCTGAAGCATTAAATAATAGATGTTTATTACTTATCGAGCTACCATTAAAGGAGAAACTACCTCCAGATATTGTTTGGGGAGAGATTCAGAGAATAGGGGATCGAGGCGCTAAGGTTCTCGCTAATAATGATTTCAACGTTATATACTGGGATGTTTGGACTGATGAAAAAGAAAAATCATATATACTATATGAGCTTGATTACTGTGAAAAGAATAATCCTAGACTATATAGAGGACCGGAATATTGGGCTAAAGATAGAGTTCTAAGATTCCTAGCTAAACATATTAAACACAACGCTATAGGCCCATGGATCAATATGCATGGACAACTAGTATCTCTTAGAAAAAGAAAATATGAGAGTGCACAGAAGCTTCTTATTGAAAGAAGCTGGGAATATATTGTCACCCCTCATTTCAAAGGCTTAATCCCGAAAATACATATTGTAACAAGAGACTTCTTAGAAAAAATATGGAGTCAAGGAGGAATAAGTAGATGGCTAGCAAGGGTTATTATAAGAAGGCCAAAATGGATGGAGAAGTGCATAGAATAG
- the thpR gene encoding RNA 2',3'-cyclic phosphodiesterase: MSRENLRVFVAIDISDPNVLDRLSRIRDLLLESKADLKPVATENMHITLRFIGETPIHLVNNICDDLGNIEFESFKIRIKGVGVFPNIARPRVIWAGVSQGVENLSKLHDIVEKILRKHGIPPQREKFIPHITLARVKSGRNISRLVKIIESIADTDFGEAVVDKIVLKRSILTPSGPIYRDICEAKARE, from the coding sequence ATGTCTAGAGAGAACCTCAGGGTATTCGTAGCAATAGATATATCGGATCCTAATGTTCTAGACAGGCTAAGCAGAATCAGGGATTTACTGCTGGAAAGCAAAGCTGATTTAAAACCGGTTGCTACTGAGAACATGCATATCACATTAAGATTCATTGGTGAGACACCAATACATTTAGTCAACAATATCTGTGATGATCTAGGAAACATAGAGTTTGAATCGTTTAAAATAAGAATAAAAGGCGTTGGTGTCTTTCCAAATATTGCAAGACCAAGAGTTATATGGGCTGGGGTTAGCCAGGGAGTAGAAAATCTCTCCAAACTACATGATATTGTGGAAAAAATCCTTAGAAAACACGGTATTCCTCCACAAAGAGAAAAATTCATACCCCACATTACATTAGCTAGAGTAAAGAGTGGTAGAAATATTTCGAGGCTTGTAAAGATCATAGAGAGTATAGCTGATACTGATTTCGGAGAAGCCGTAGTTGATAAAATAGTATTAAAAAGAAGCATTCTAACCCCTAGCGGGCCAATCTACAGAGACATATGTGAGGCAAAGGCTAGGGAATAA
- a CDS encoding AAA family ATPase produces MTYTLEKEKTEPDLITRFKRFLWDFRDRRTGMFKYRERISHMASMGQRSLIIDFNDITLFDRGLAHIIENNPDTAIEAASVAIKELVKRENPEYAESVDKFYPRFRNPSKVLKIRELTSEKIGKFVAIEGILTRLTRVEARLVKAVFKHVDPECGEEFEWPEEGEMGERIEKPPYCPRCGKTGKFQLLLNKSKFIDWQKIVVQEKPEEIPPGQIPRSIEVVLTGDLVDSARPGDRVLITGILRVMPTSSARRGIGKSVFGFYLEANYVDVQQKVLEEIEITREDEDKIKELARDPWIREKIIASIAPAIYGHWNIKEAIALLLFGGVPKLLPDGTRIRGDIHILLVGDPGTAKSQMLQYTAKIAPRGIYTSGKGSTAAGLTASVLRDKATGEYYLEAGALVLADGGVACIDEIDKMREEDRSAIHEALEQQSYHKDFKVMLADGRKVKIGDLVDELIAKNKEKIVKGKDTEILFVDDLFLLSYNMRSGEQVLVKADRVSRHKAPNQFIKLRFSNGAEIIVTPEHPVLVIDDGKIKTVRADRIRNGTLTIGVLGHKIIKDINEDNIINSIRGKIVLDKELPYIQARNISEAIEIRDQLMNINISTFIVKHENEIRLYPSGPCSLRRLLLMLRVEEVVFSDELLYEIMNCHLYPATWYELLYSMGLTKIAKELNVYDFEVLAGIIKKVEKEVSMLSQILGLKNESRTELLHLKSRRELLIRLRDKLGILRQKLKDLEEALGRDAVIRMITDVETIKNKDSEWVYDITIEPYHLFVSDGLILHNTVSIAKAGIVARLNARASVLAAGNPKLGRYDHSLPVSKNIDLPPPILSRFDLIFIVEDIPEKTKDTLLAKHILDIHTDYEKAKPLIDTQLLKKYISYARRYIRPKLTQDAKKLLLDFYVNMRLSGLKASKEGPPAIAMTPRQLEALIRLSEAHAKMALKTKATIEDAEEAIRLMYYSLRKVGYDVKSGRLDIDLVELGVSRSKQVKMKGFMKFIDKLFEEYDEIEYKELYKLAKEKGFDKEFVIEMIRRLKKDGLVYEPRPGVLSKVY; encoded by the coding sequence TTGACATACACATTGGAAAAGGAGAAAACAGAACCGGATCTTATAACAAGGTTTAAGAGGTTTCTATGGGATTTCAGAGATCGTAGGACAGGCATGTTTAAATATCGTGAAAGAATAAGCCATATGGCTTCAATGGGTCAGAGGAGCCTAATAATCGATTTCAACGATATAACATTATTCGATAGAGGACTAGCACATATTATTGAAAATAACCCTGATACAGCTATTGAAGCAGCTAGCGTAGCAATTAAGGAATTAGTGAAAAGAGAGAACCCAGAATATGCTGAGTCTGTAGATAAATTTTACCCGAGATTCCGCAACCCAAGCAAAGTATTGAAGATCAGGGAATTAACAAGCGAGAAAATAGGGAAATTCGTTGCCATAGAAGGTATATTGACTAGGCTAACAAGAGTAGAAGCTAGACTGGTTAAAGCAGTTTTTAAACATGTAGATCCTGAATGTGGAGAAGAGTTTGAATGGCCTGAAGAAGGAGAAATGGGGGAGAGAATAGAAAAACCCCCATACTGCCCTAGATGTGGAAAAACAGGTAAGTTCCAGCTATTATTGAATAAGTCTAAATTTATTGATTGGCAGAAAATAGTTGTGCAGGAAAAACCAGAAGAGATCCCACCAGGCCAGATCCCGAGAAGTATTGAGGTTGTTCTTACAGGTGATCTGGTAGATTCAGCGAGACCTGGTGATAGAGTCTTAATAACAGGGATTCTACGAGTTATGCCCACGAGTTCTGCGCGGAGAGGTATTGGTAAATCTGTTTTTGGATTTTATCTTGAAGCAAACTATGTCGATGTCCAGCAGAAGGTATTGGAGGAAATAGAGATAACGCGTGAGGACGAGGATAAAATAAAGGAGTTAGCAAGAGATCCATGGATCAGAGAGAAGATAATAGCGAGTATTGCACCAGCTATTTATGGTCATTGGAACATTAAGGAAGCAATAGCATTACTGCTTTTCGGAGGAGTTCCCAAACTATTACCTGATGGGACAAGAATACGTGGAGACATACATATATTATTAGTGGGAGATCCGGGTACTGCTAAGTCTCAAATGCTACAATATACTGCAAAGATCGCTCCCCGCGGAATATATACTAGTGGGAAAGGATCAACAGCTGCTGGTTTAACAGCAAGCGTTCTCAGAGATAAAGCTACAGGAGAATATTATCTCGAGGCAGGAGCATTGGTATTAGCTGATGGAGGAGTTGCATGTATAGATGAGATCGATAAAATGAGAGAAGAGGATCGAAGCGCAATACATGAAGCATTAGAGCAGCAAAGTTATCATAAAGATTTCAAAGTAATGTTAGCGGACGGTAGAAAGGTTAAGATTGGAGACTTAGTAGATGAGCTAATAGCTAAGAATAAGGAAAAAATCGTTAAAGGCAAGGATACTGAGATACTGTTTGTTGATGACTTATTTCTTCTATCATATAATATGCGTTCAGGAGAACAAGTACTTGTAAAAGCAGATAGGGTGAGTAGACATAAAGCACCTAATCAATTTATAAAGTTAAGATTTAGTAATGGAGCAGAAATAATCGTTACACCAGAGCATCCAGTGCTGGTAATTGATGATGGAAAAATAAAAACTGTTAGAGCTGATAGAATCCGTAATGGTACCTTAACCATAGGTGTGCTGGGTCATAAGATTATTAAAGATATAAATGAAGATAACATAATCAACAGTATTAGGGGAAAGATCGTATTAGATAAGGAGCTTCCATATATTCAGGCTAGAAACATTTCTGAAGCCATTGAAATCCGTGATCAATTAATGAATATAAATATATCAACCTTCATTGTTAAACATGAAAACGAGATAAGGCTTTATCCATCAGGCCCCTGCTCTCTAAGAAGACTTCTATTAATGCTTAGAGTTGAAGAAGTTGTTTTTAGCGATGAACTACTATATGAAATCATGAATTGCCATCTATATCCAGCAACATGGTATGAGCTATTATACTCTATGGGGTTAACCAAGATAGCTAAAGAACTAAACGTCTACGACTTTGAAGTGTTAGCAGGTATTATTAAAAAAGTAGAGAAAGAAGTATCCATGTTATCCCAGATTCTTGGATTGAAAAACGAGTCTCGTACAGAACTATTGCATCTTAAATCACGTAGAGAACTCCTTATAAGACTTAGGGATAAGCTAGGGATATTGAGGCAGAAACTAAAGGATCTCGAAGAAGCATTAGGTAGGGATGCCGTTATTAGAATGATTACTGATGTAGAAACAATTAAGAACAAAGATTCGGAATGGGTTTATGACATAACTATCGAACCATACCACTTATTCGTCTCAGACGGTCTCATACTGCATAATACTGTTAGTATCGCTAAAGCAGGTATTGTTGCCAGACTAAATGCTAGAGCATCTGTTCTCGCAGCCGGTAATCCAAAACTTGGAAGATACGATCATTCGTTACCGGTAAGTAAAAACATTGATCTCCCGCCGCCTATTCTATCGAGATTCGACCTAATATTTATAGTTGAGGATATACCGGAGAAAACCAAGGATACACTGCTAGCTAAACATATACTTGATATTCATACGGATTATGAAAAAGCAAAACCATTAATTGATACCCAGCTTCTCAAGAAATACATTAGTTATGCGAGAAGATATATTAGGCCAAAACTAACACAGGACGCTAAAAAACTGCTCCTAGACTTCTATGTAAACATGAGGCTTTCAGGCTTAAAAGCTAGTAAGGAAGGCCCACCAGCCATAGCTATGACACCTAGACAATTAGAAGCATTAATCAGATTATCAGAAGCCCATGCAAAAATGGCTTTAAAAACTAAAGCAACAATCGAGGATGCTGAAGAAGCTATACGTTTAATGTATTATAGTTTGAGAAAAGTAGGTTACGATGTTAAATCTGGCAGATTAGATATTGATTTAGTAGAGCTAGGTGTTTCTAGAAGTAAGCAGGTTAAAATGAAGGGATTCATGAAATTCATTGATAAGCTATTCGAGGAATACGATGAAATAGAATATAAAGAACTATATAAGCTAGCTAAAGAGAAGGGATTCGATAAAGAATTCGTTATTGAAATGATAAGAAGACTTAAAAAAGACGGACTAGTATATGAGCCGAGACCAGGTGTTTTATCAAAAGTATATTAA
- a CDS encoding DNA methyltransferase, translating to MEEKIYYFILSGDHEELSLAELKALLEIIKPSAEIMEYYPMICLVKNIDDIDAEKVIRRAGYIKETGKLLGIDNPYHPELNYLDKVSELNTKYVKVSIMKSTIENEIADKYRNLLVSKTNLKDYYMKSKHIHLVFSSGRVFVGYPLFFLETRNFYHRRPSTRPFFRSIALPVRLSRLLINLARVKEGEVLLDPFAGTGSILIEALMMKIRPIGIEIDWKLIHGARENLLHYGFDNWVLILGDSTNIKLSGIDGIATDPPYGRAASTHGLGAEYIYSKFIENSAESLKNKRYLVFMAPYDLSKYIDEVLCSNGFIIRGKHYMFVHGGLTRVIYEALLV from the coding sequence TTGGAAGAAAAAATATACTACTTCATTCTTTCAGGTGATCACGAAGAATTATCTTTAGCAGAACTTAAAGCATTATTAGAAATAATAAAACCTTCCGCAGAAATAATGGAATACTATCCCATGATCTGCCTCGTGAAAAACATCGATGATATCGACGCAGAAAAAGTTATTCGCAGAGCTGGATATATTAAAGAAACCGGTAAGTTATTGGGAATAGATAATCCATATCATCCGGAACTGAACTATCTAGATAAAGTTTCTGAGCTCAACACTAAATATGTGAAAGTAAGTATTATGAAATCGACTATTGAGAATGAAATAGCTGATAAGTATAGAAACTTATTAGTTTCTAAAACCAATTTAAAAGACTACTATATGAAAAGCAAGCATATACACTTGGTTTTCTCGAGTGGGAGAGTTTTTGTTGGATACCCCCTCTTCTTCCTTGAAACAAGAAACTTTTATCATAGAAGACCTTCGACAAGACCATTTTTCAGAAGTATAGCTTTACCAGTAAGGTTGTCCCGTCTCTTAATAAATCTAGCTAGAGTTAAAGAAGGCGAGGTATTGCTTGATCCTTTTGCTGGAACCGGAAGTATATTGATTGAGGCTTTAATGATGAAAATTAGACCAATCGGTATTGAGATTGATTGGAAGCTTATACATGGTGCTAGAGAAAACTTATTACATTATGGGTTTGATAATTGGGTACTGATATTGGGAGATAGTACTAATATTAAGCTTTCCGGTATTGATGGAATAGCCACTGATCCGCCATATGGTAGAGCTGCAAGTACACATGGATTAGGAGCTGAATACATATATTCGAAATTCATAGAAAACTCTGCTGAATCATTGAAAAATAAAAGATACCTAGTATTCATGGCTCCATATGATTTATCTAAGTATATTGATGAAGTATTATGTTCTAACGGTTTCATTATAAGAGGAAAACACTATATGTTCGTACACGGAGGTCTCACCAGGGTAATATATGAGGCGCTACTAGTATGA
- a CDS encoding ribonuclease Z gives MNAKIFMLGTGAAMPISRGLPCIALRIDSNIYLLDVGEGCQQRLFEAGLGLVKIKTIMITHLHGDHYLGLFGMFQSMHLSNRKNELYLIAPAKLKDLLKKFIELGLAKIAYPIYFVEAKEGELYRDNKISVEAFKVVHGIEAYGYKLTLKNGKRIVYTGDTKPFEDLESIAKNADILVHEATFTSDLREEAWEQGHSTAADAAITAYKANVKELVLTHISSRYKDAEPLYVDAYRYFRNVVVAEDYMVIYL, from the coding sequence ATGAATGCCAAGATCTTCATGCTAGGCACGGGAGCGGCCATGCCTATATCGAGGGGATTACCATGTATTGCTTTAAGAATAGATTCCAATATATATTTACTAGATGTTGGAGAAGGTTGTCAGCAAAGACTATTCGAAGCAGGGCTTGGATTAGTAAAAATTAAAACTATAATGATTACCCATCTCCACGGAGACCATTATCTCGGATTATTCGGGATGTTTCAATCAATGCATTTATCTAATAGGAAAAACGAACTATACCTAATCGCCCCCGCTAAGCTTAAGGATCTTTTAAAGAAATTCATAGAACTAGGCTTGGCTAAGATCGCGTATCCAATTTATTTTGTTGAAGCTAAAGAAGGAGAATTGTATAGAGATAATAAAATTAGTGTTGAAGCTTTCAAAGTTGTACATGGAATCGAAGCATACGGGTACAAATTAACTCTAAAGAACGGTAAAAGAATCGTATATACTGGCGATACAAAACCCTTTGAGGATCTAGAATCTATTGCAAAGAATGCTGATATATTAGTTCATGAAGCTACTTTCACAAGTGATTTAAGAGAGGAAGCATGGGAGCAGGGTCATTCAACAGCGGCTGATGCAGCTATTACTGCGTATAAAGCTAATGTGAAGGAGCTTGTATTAACACATATTAGTTCTAGATACAAGGATGCTGAACCATTATATGTGGATGCCTATAGATATTTTAGAAACGTGGTTGTCGCCGAAGACTATATGGTTATATATTTATAG